One part of the Arabidopsis thaliana chromosome 1 sequence genome encodes these proteins:
- the bZIP58 gene encoding basic leucine-zipper 58 (basic leucine-zipper 58 (bZIP58); FUNCTIONS IN: DNA binding, protein homodimerization activity, protein heterodimerization activity, sequence-specific DNA binding transcription factor activity; INVOLVED IN: regulation of transcription, DNA-dependent; EXPRESSED IN: 16 plant structures; EXPRESSED DURING: 7 growth stages; CONTAINS InterPro DOMAIN/s: Basic-leucine zipper (bZIP) transcription factor (InterPro:IPR004827), bZIP transcription factor, bZIP-1 (InterPro:IPR011616); BEST Arabidopsis thaliana protein match is: basic leucine-zipper 48 (TAIR:AT2G04038.1); Has 2046 Blast hits to 2038 proteins in 142 species: Archae - 0; Bacteria - 6; Metazoa - 51; Fungi - 55; Plants - 1834; Viruses - 0; Other Eukaryotes - 100 (source: NCBI BLink).), protein MNTIPAELTGYFHYLPPDKYNNQTPIMESEYFNMPSSPTSCSSFYHLNGLINNNNYSSSSNGQDLMTSNNSTSDEDHQQSMVIDERKQRRMISNRESARRSRMRKQRHLDELWSQVIRLRTDNHCLMDKLNRVSESHELALKENAKLKEETSDLRQLISEIKSHNEDDNSFLRELEDSISNSRSDSNQSGRDFELC, encoded by the coding sequence ATGAACACGATTCCAGCCGAACTCACTGGATACTTCCACTATCTACCACCagataaatataataaccAAACACCAATCATGGAGTCTGAGTACTTCAACATGCCCTCTTCTCCTACTTCTTGTTCCTCCTTCTACCACCTCAATGGTctgatcaacaacaacaactactcTTCATCATCCAATGGTCAGGATCTAATGACGAGCAACAACTCAACTTCAGACGAAGATCACCAACAAAGTATGGTCATCGATGAGAGGAAACAAAGGAGAATGATCTCTAACAGGGAATCTGCTCGTAGGTCAAGAATGAGAAAGCAGAGACATCTCGATGAGCTTTGGTCTCAAGTGATAAGACTTCGCACTGATAACCACTGTCTTATGGATAAGCTGAACCGCGTATCTGAAAGCCATGAGCTTGCTTTAAAGGAGAACGCTAAGCTTAAAGAGGAAACTTCTGATCTCAGACAGCTGATCTCTGAGATAAAGTCACACAACGAAGACGACAACAGTTTTTTAAGAGAGCTCGAAGATTCGATATCAAACTCTAGATCGGATTCGAACCAAAGCGGCAGAGATTTTGAGTTGTGTTAA